The Bacteroidota bacterium genomic interval TTTTGTCATTCCTTCGGCTTCGGGTTTTGCATAACTGATCCATTTGCTGTCTGGCGACCAAACGTAATCATTAATTTCCCACAGAGTTGCTTGCACAACATCTTTTACTACTTTTGTGTTGATGTCGAGATAACGGAGTCGCTGCATTTTATCAGCCCACATTATTTTACGGCTGTCGGGCGACCAAGATATTTGATACTTGTATGTATCGGAGCCAGTAGTTAATTGTTGAGCCGTGCCTGAATTATCGGCGGGGACCAGATAAATTTCATCCTCGCCTGTTGCGTCCGATATATATGCGATATATTTCCCGTCCGGCGACCACAGCGAATTGCGTTCGTGAACGCCCGGAGTTTTAGTAAGATTGCGGATGTTGCCATATTTTTCCGGAACTGTAAATATATCACCGCGAGCGCCAAACAAAGCGCGCTTGCCATCGGGAGATATTTCGTAATTCGTGATTGATTTGTTCGCATCGAATAACTGTGTTCTGCCGGTTACTAAATCGTCGGCAATTTTGATTGGAATTTTTTCTGCCTTCTCTGTAGCAACATCGAATCGATAAATGTAACCGCCGTTTTCAAACACGATAGCATTTGAGCTGCCCGATGGAAACTTAATATCGAAATCTTTAAAAGTTGTTAATTGCTTTGTTTGTTTTGCAGCAATATCATAAACGAACAAATTCATTCTTGTGTTTTCATCACGGTCGGAAAGGAAGTAAATTTTGTTTCCGATCCACATCGGGATAATATCCTGTGCGGGATTGTTGGTAATGTTTTCGGTTTTCTTAGTCTTGAAATCATGAATCCAAATATCGTCAGCCATACCGCCCCGGTAACGTTTCCAAGTTCTGAACTCACGAAACACACGATTGTATGCTAACTTTGAATCATCCGGTGAAAATGAGCAGAACCCACCGCGCGGTAATGGAAGCTGCTCAGGAATTCCTCCATCAACAGATGCGAGATACAACTGCCCTTTAAAATCATTAAACTCGCGCATACGCGAACGATAAACGATGCTTTTATTATCCGACTTCCACCCCATCACGAGATTGTTCGGTCCCATTCTATCCGAGACATCATCGCGTCCTAAAGTTGAAGTATAAGTTAAGCGTTTCGGGACGCCGCCTTCTGATGGTATTATATAAACTTCCCGATTACCGTCGTACTCACCTGTGAAAGCGATTGTTTTGCCGTCGGGTGAAAACCGTGCGTACATTTCGTAACCTTCGTAACTTGTAAGTTTACGTGCAACTCCGCCGTTTGAAGACACTGTATATAAATCGCCTGCGTATGTAAATGCAACTTGGTCTTTGTGAATTGCTGGGAAACGCAGGAGGCGTGTTTCGTCTTGTGAATTGGCAAAAGCGAAACCGATTAAATATAAGAATAAAAATAATTTAGCTTTCATAAAATTCCTTTCTGGTTATAATTTATAGTTCATTACCGGTTTCGTCGCACAAAATTATTTTACCGAAACCTAACTTCTCAATTTTTTCTCTTATGTTTTTTTCATCCCCTACAACGACGACTGTTAAATTTTGGGGATGCAAATATTTTTGGGCAGCGCTCTGTATGTCTATCGGAGTGATAGCTTTATAATTTTCGACTAATGTTGAGAAAAAATCATCGGGCAGATTAAATAATTCCAAAGCCATTAATTGACCCGCAATCTGTGCCGGTGTTTCAAAGATGCGAGGCAAGCGTTGTATAACTGCGGTTTTGTATAACTCGAATTCAGAATCGGTAACAAGTTCATCTCTGATACGATTGATTTCTTTTAAGAATTCAATTAACGCACTATCTGTAACTTCAGTTTTCACACCTGCATAAGCAACGAACGGTCCCGCCGACTTACGCATCGCAAAATTCGCATAGGCGCCGTAGGTATAACCTTTAGCTTCTCTTAAATTCAAGAACAGTCTTCCGTTCGATGCACCTAATATCTGATTTAAAATGTTTACTGCATAAAAATCGGGTGAGCGGCGTTCAATCCCAATGTTGCCAATCCTTATCTGCGATTGCGGGGCTTTATCTTTATTGACCAAATAAATCTTATTTTCAGTTGATATTGGGGGATTAAATAATTTGGGAGGTGGAATTTTCTTTTTTTTCCAGTTACCGAAAAATTGTTTCACAACTGCAACTGCTTCAGTTTTAGTAATGTCCCCAACGATGATCACAGAAGCATTATTTGGTGCGTAAAATTTATTGTAATACTCTTTCAAATCGTTGAGATTAATATCTTTTACGGTTTCTTCGGAGCCATCAACTGATTGACTGTATGGATGTTGCGAACCAAATACTTTTGCATTGAAAATATTACTGGCTATAATATCCGGACGAACTTTCTGGGATAGTAAATCTGTGAGCAACTCGCTTTTCAATCTGTCGAATTCGTTTTCGGAAAAATTTGGATTCAAGATAATATCCGAAAATATTGTCATCGCTTTGGAGAGATGTTCTTTGAGAGTTAACAAACTGCCGATACTCGCATCGTAGTTTGCCGATGTTGCAGCAGATGCCCCTATAAAATCCAATTCATCTGCAATTTGAAGAGATGTTTTGGTTTTTGTCCCTTCATCAATCATATCGGCAGTTAAACTTGCAACGCCAGCTTTTTCTGGAATATCAGCATCGGCGCCAGAACGGACAACAAGCTGAATTTGAACTACAGGTAATTCGCGATGTTCGACTACCAAAATGCGTAATCCATTATCGAGCGTTACCCTCTCGATTTTCGGAATCGACATCTTAAATGAGGGACCGGATTGTGGTTCGACAGAGCGGTCGAGTTGTGCGGATGTAGATCCAATAAATATAAATATTAATAGAAAACAGACAACTGATTTTAAATATATTTTATTCATAATTATTCTCCTGCCTGAAATTCTAATTTACCGGTTGGAACGACACTTAAAATTACTCTCCCTTTGTTTTGCAAATATTTTGCAGCAACATTTTTGATATCCTCTTTAGTAACCTTCTGATAACGTTCAAGATCAAAATTGAAGTTTCCCGGATCGCCTAAAAAAACATTATAGTTGTTCAATTGGTCAGTTTTTGAGCCGAAGCCGCCAACTTGCTGCAAGCGATAAATAAAACTTGCACGGGTGCTGTTTTTCACACGCTGCAATTCCCTATCGGAAATACCTTCTCTAATAATTTTTTCAAGTTCGGCAGTAACTTCAGTTTCGAGCTGTTTCAATGTTTGATCGGGTTTACCCGTTACAACAATCCCGAAATAACCGCTTAATTCCTGACCATACTGGAAGGCGTAAACTTCCTGAGCGATTTGCTTTTCGTAAACTAACGATTTATATAAACGTGCATTTTTACTCTCCGCTAAAATTTGTCCGAGTAAATCGAGTGCGGCATCGTCATCAGCAAAATTGGGAGTCGATAACCAATAAATATATAATCGGGGAAGTTCTACTTTGTCTTCTAACAATAATCTCTTAGCATCACTTAAATTGTGGACGATGGGAGTAGCCTTAGGAACAACAGGAACTGGTGGAATATCACCGAAATATTTTTCTACTAATTTTTTAGTTTCGTTTATGTCGATGTCGCCTCCGATACATAAACTTGCATTATTAGGTCCATAATATTGCTTAAAGAAATTTTTAACATCATCGAGTGAAGCAGCATCTAAGTCTTCTTGTGAACCAATGGTAAGCCAATGATAAGGTGCATCGGGAGGATAAAGTTTTGGTATGAGTTTTACATTTGCCATACCATAAGGTTGGTTTTCATAATTTTGCCAGCGTTCGTTTTTCACAACTGCACGCTGAATATCAAGTCGATCCTGTGTAATTGCTCCCAACAGAAATCCCATCCGGTCAGACTCAAGCCAGAGAACTGGTTCCAAATAATTTTTCGGAATTAAAGTCCAATAGTTTGTCCTGTCGTTACTCGTTGATCCATTGTTCAGTCCACCTGATCCATCTACTACTTCATCGTATCTTCCGTCAGGAACATTCTCGGAACCTTCATACATCAGATGTTCGAATAAGTGCGCGAAACCGGTCTTACCTAATTTTTCACGTGCCGAGCCGACATGATACCAAATATTTGTCGAAATTAAAGGAACTGAGTTATCTTGATGCAGGATAACTTGTAAACCGTTCGGAAGAATATATTTTTCGAATTTAATATTTACTTGGGAAATTCCTAAAAAAGAATTTGTAAAAATAAGAAATAATAAAGAAAAGAGAATAAATTTCATTTGATGACCTATAATTATTAAAAAGACGCTTCAATTTAAACAACTTTTAGGTAATGTTCAAGGATTTAAACGAAAAATTTTGTTTTCTTATTTTTGGTTGAGAATATTTTTATATTATCAGAAATGAAAAAATATTTTAACAAGCTTTAATATTTTGATTTTTTGTAGCTACTTTTTACGGCATATTAATTGCTATTAACAATTTACTGTATAGACAATAAATCGTATTGAGAACTAATAAAAACTGAGATATATGCGAAATATATTAAAACTTACGACGTTAATTTCACTAATGCTGTTGCTTCTTGCAGGTTGCTCGAAGGAAAAGGATGATATAACTGAACCGATAGACGAACGGCTTGTTGGTACGAATTCTTGCGTTGGATGCCATACAAATTATGAAGCTTTAAAAATTTTAGCTGACCCTGAAACCCCGCCTGAAGATGGTGGTGGTTGTGGAGGTGCGACTCCATACTTTCCGCCATACGACCGAGTGTATATGGGAGGTTCGGGTGCACAAAATTTTTTGAATTCTTCTCACGGTAAAAAGGGTTGTGTGTATTGCCATAGCGGTGTGGATAATATCATCGATAAAAATAAAGCCCATTCAAATAATTTCATAAGTAACCCATCGGGTGTAGAAAATAATAAATGCCAAGTTTGCCATTCTTCCATTTACCGAAGGTTCCAAAATAGTTTACACGCGGAAGGTTGGGGACAAAAAAAACGGGTTAGTTTACGTGCGGGATTAACTTCGTATGATCAATTGACAACAATAGCAAAAAAAGAATACGATAAAAATTGTGGTAAATGCCATGCAACTTGTAGTAAGTGTCATATCTCACGACCTGCTGCTTCTGGCGGTGGTTTGTTATGGGGACATGAAATTAAGAAAACTCCAAATATCCGCGACAACTGCACTGCTTGCCATGTTAGCCGAGGTGGACATGCATATTTTGGTGAAGGTATTGGAACCGTACCCGACGTTCACTTAACTAAACTTGGCAACGGGCACTGCATCAATTGCCATACAAAAAATGAGCTGCACGGCAACGGAGTTAAATACGAACAACGATATCAAATGGCACTGTTACCAAAATGTGAAAACTGTCATACAGGTCTGGCAACTTCGAATCAATATCATTCAAAGCATCTTAATGATTTGAGCTGCTCAGTTTGTCATTCACAAAATTATAACAACTGTGGTAGCTGTCATGTTGGCACAGGCGCCCGCATCCCTGCTTATGTGGGTTATAAAATAGGAATGAATCCGATTCCACAAATTAAAAAATATAAATACGCTGTTCTTCGTCAAGCTCCCGGAGCGCCTGATGCTTTCGAGAATTGGGGAATCCCAAATCTTACAAATTTTGATATTGAGCCTACTTATAAATACGCTACACCACACAGCAATATAAAATGGACTTCTCGTACAAGAGTTGAAGCAGGTAAAGCATGTTATGACAACTGTCATATTATTGATGGAAGGAATAAAGGGATATACCTTTTCAGATCAGACCTTCGAGATTGGGAAATTAATGCTAATAACAGCGTAGTGGTTGACGGTAAATTACCGGCAGGATGGAATTAATAAAATTAAAAATAAATAATAAATAATAACATCAACATTTAATTAAAGGATAAACCATGAAAAAACTAAACTTATTTTTGCTTATCGTTATGGCGTTCTCATTATTTATAATGGGATGTAAAGATGATGCAGTTACACCACCCCCTCCACCCCCTCCAGTTAACGAGTTTCAAGTATTAGCTGAATACTTAGAAGGTGCCGGAGGCGATTATCTGAACGTTGCCGCACCAGTTCTTATAGATGCCATCGATGTTTATAACGGTCTCGACTCAATCGGCATGTCTCAAACGGTAGTTGATTTACGCACAGCGGGCGATTTCACTGCGAAACGTATGAAATGGGCAAAAAACACTACATTAGCCAACTTAAGAAAATATGTTGACTCATTGAATGTTCTTACAGCAAAGCCGGCAAAAATTGTTCTCGTTTGTTACTCAGGACAAACCTCACAGTATGGTGCTTCGCTAATGAGATTATTAGGACACACAAATGTTACTTCAATGAAGTACGGCATGAGTGCATGGGATTCAAGTTTAGCACACAATTACTGGTGGACAAAACGTAGTAATGCACGTGCTGGCCAATTTGTAACAGACTCAGTTGCAAAAGCTCCAATTGGAGCTACGCCTGTTTTGAATACCGGAAAAGCTACAGGGCGTGATATACTTATAGCACGTGTCGATACTCTGTTACAACGAGGATTTACTGAAGCCACTATTTCAGAAGCAACTGCTTTCGGTAATCCAAGTGGCTATTATATTGCGAACTATTGGACGATGGCAGATTATACAACTTTAGGACATATTCCAGGGGCAAAACAATATACACCAAAAGTAGACTTAAAATTAGCAACTAATTTAAAAACTCTCCCAGCTAATCAACCTGTGGTAATATATTGTTGGACAGGTCAAACGAGTGCCGCAGTTGCTTCTGTCCTAAGAATATTAGGGTACGATGCAAAATCACTGTTATATGGAAGCAACAGCATGATATACGATGTTTTATTGGGCGCTGCAAAAACCACTTTTAAAAGAACTGATATCAAAGATTTACCAACAATTTCAGGATAATTTGTATCATCAAGTAAATAATAAAGCCGTCCATGATTATCGGGACGGCTTTATTAATACCCACGTGTGAATAAAATTATTTTAGTAGAATTACTTTCCTGGAATTAATCATAAATAGTTGTCCTGTTTTACTATCAACCGCTGTTAACCAGTAACAATAAATTCGCGACAAGATCTTTATCGAAATATATTTTTATTTTTCATCAGACATATCCATTCCAAGTCTGCCAAATCCTTCTTTCTATCATATTTTCTTTTAATTTTATTTCTTCAGCACCTGCCATATAAGCACACCGACAGTTGCAGTACTCAACGATATGGATGCCCACTCACGCAAAATTTGCAATGTGTTAGCGGTTTCTTTCATCTTCATTGGAACCATTATTGTAGAACCTGATAATATTTCCGAATCAGGTATCAGGAAAAAGCCGCTCGATTCCCACTTCTGGCGGTTTGGTAATACTACTACTGTATTCGATTTTTCTCCATTTTCAGTTACACCACCAGCTTGCTTTAAATAATAGGAAA includes:
- a CDS encoding pitrilysin family protein, whose amino-acid sequence is MNKIYLKSVVCFLLIFIFIGSTSAQLDRSVEPQSGPSFKMSIPKIERVTLDNGLRILVVEHRELPVVQIQLVVRSGADADIPEKAGVASLTADMIDEGTKTKTSLQIADELDFIGASAATSANYDASIGSLLTLKEHLSKAMTIFSDIILNPNFSENEFDRLKSELLTDLLSQKVRPDIIASNIFNAKVFGSQHPYSQSVDGSEETVKDINLNDLKEYYNKFYAPNNASVIIVGDITKTEAVAVVKQFFGNWKKKKIPPPKLFNPPISTENKIYLVNKDKAPQSQIRIGNIGIERRSPDFYAVNILNQILGASNGRLFLNLREAKGYTYGAYANFAMRKSAGPFVAYAGVKTEVTDSALIEFLKEINRIRDELVTDSEFELYKTAVIQRLPRIFETPAQIAGQLMALELFNLPDDFFSTLVENYKAITPIDIQSAAQKYLHPQNLTVVVVGDEKNIREKIEKLGFGKIILCDETGNEL
- a CDS encoding pitrilysin family protein is translated as MKFILFSLLFLIFTNSFLGISQVNIKFEKYILPNGLQVILHQDNSVPLISTNIWYHVGSAREKLGKTGFAHLFEHLMYEGSENVPDGRYDEVVDGSGGLNNGSTSNDRTNYWTLIPKNYLEPVLWLESDRMGFLLGAITQDRLDIQRAVVKNERWQNYENQPYGMANVKLIPKLYPPDAPYHWLTIGSQEDLDAASLDDVKNFFKQYYGPNNASLCIGGDIDINETKKLVEKYFGDIPPVPVVPKATPIVHNLSDAKRLLLEDKVELPRLYIYWLSTPNFADDDAALDLLGQILAESKNARLYKSLVYEKQIAQEVYAFQYGQELSGYFGIVVTGKPDQTLKQLETEVTAELEKIIREGISDRELQRVKNSTRASFIYRLQQVGGFGSKTDQLNNYNVFLGDPGNFNFDLERYQKVTKEDIKNVAAKYLQNKGRVILSVVPTGKLEFQAGE
- a CDS encoding multiheme c-type cytochrome, which translates into the protein MRNILKLTTLISLMLLLLAGCSKEKDDITEPIDERLVGTNSCVGCHTNYEALKILADPETPPEDGGGCGGATPYFPPYDRVYMGGSGAQNFLNSSHGKKGCVYCHSGVDNIIDKNKAHSNNFISNPSGVENNKCQVCHSSIYRRFQNSLHAEGWGQKKRVSLRAGLTSYDQLTTIAKKEYDKNCGKCHATCSKCHISRPAASGGGLLWGHEIKKTPNIRDNCTACHVSRGGHAYFGEGIGTVPDVHLTKLGNGHCINCHTKNELHGNGVKYEQRYQMALLPKCENCHTGLATSNQYHSKHLNDLSCSVCHSQNYNNCGSCHVGTGARIPAYVGYKIGMNPIPQIKKYKYAVLRQAPGAPDAFENWGIPNLTNFDIEPTYKYATPHSNIKWTSRTRVEAGKACYDNCHIIDGRNKGIYLFRSDLRDWEINANNSVVVDGKLPAGWN
- a CDS encoding rhodanese-like domain-containing protein; the encoded protein is MKKLNLFLLIVMAFSLFIMGCKDDAVTPPPPPPPVNEFQVLAEYLEGAGGDYLNVAAPVLIDAIDVYNGLDSIGMSQTVVDLRTAGDFTAKRMKWAKNTTLANLRKYVDSLNVLTAKPAKIVLVCYSGQTSQYGASLMRLLGHTNVTSMKYGMSAWDSSLAHNYWWTKRSNARAGQFVTDSVAKAPIGATPVLNTGKATGRDILIARVDTLLQRGFTEATISEATAFGNPSGYYIANYWTMADYTTLGHIPGAKQYTPKVDLKLATNLKTLPANQPVVIYCWTGQTSAAVASVLRILGYDAKSLLYGSNSMIYDVLLGAAKTTFKRTDIKDLPTISG